The Sphingomonas sp. KR3-1 genome contains a region encoding:
- a CDS encoding crosslink repair DNA glycosylase YcaQ family protein, which translates to MTRLSLKQARRIFLAAQGFGVRHPAKVGAPQLRRTVERLGLHQIDSVNVLTRMHYLPAFSRLGCYDRTLLERDAWGPKRSRKLFEYWAHEASLLPVDLHPLFRWRMARAERGEIGWKGLRSFAHDRRGEADGVLERIAAEGPLAASDFDNGGSQSGWWEWSETKLALEWLFWSGRITTATRRNSFERVYDLSERVIPRAIFDLPTPDAATAQRALIERSARALGVATAADLRDYFRLKPEEANHAIPELEEAGVLLPVQVQGWSQKAWLHRDARLPRRISGDALLAPFDPLVWERSRTERLFGFRYRIEIYVPADKRTHGYFVLPFLMDEALTARVDLKADRQNGRLLAHRITLEPGAPGDTEARLAVELARMADWLGLAEVRIGETVRSE; encoded by the coding sequence GTGACGCGCCTTTCGTTGAAGCAGGCGCGCCGCATCTTCCTGGCGGCCCAGGGTTTCGGCGTGCGGCACCCGGCCAAGGTCGGGGCGCCGCAGCTCCGCCGAACGGTCGAGCGGCTGGGGCTCCATCAGATCGACAGCGTCAACGTGCTGACGCGGATGCACTATCTGCCCGCCTTCTCGCGGCTGGGCTGTTATGACCGGACCTTGCTCGAGCGCGATGCCTGGGGGCCGAAGCGGAGCCGAAAGCTCTTCGAATATTGGGCGCACGAAGCGTCGCTGCTGCCGGTCGATCTCCACCCGCTGTTCCGCTGGCGGATGGCGCGGGCCGAGCGCGGCGAGATCGGCTGGAAGGGGTTGCGCAGCTTCGCGCATGACCGCCGGGGCGAGGCGGATGGCGTTCTCGAACGGATCGCCGCGGAAGGGCCGCTCGCCGCTTCCGACTTCGACAATGGCGGCAGCCAGAGCGGCTGGTGGGAGTGGAGCGAGACCAAGCTCGCGCTCGAATGGCTGTTCTGGTCGGGCCGGATCACCACCGCGACGCGGCGGAACAGTTTCGAGCGCGTCTATGACCTGAGCGAGCGGGTGATCCCCCGGGCGATTTTCGACCTGCCTACGCCCGATGCCGCCACGGCCCAGCGCGCGCTGATCGAGCGCAGCGCCCGCGCGCTCGGCGTCGCCACCGCTGCGGACCTGCGCGACTATTTCCGGCTCAAGCCCGAGGAAGCCAACCACGCCATTCCCGAGCTTGAGGAGGCCGGCGTGCTGCTCCCTGTCCAGGTCCAGGGCTGGAGCCAGAAGGCCTGGCTGCACCGCGATGCCAGGCTGCCGCGCAGGATCTCCGGCGACGCGCTGCTTGCCCCCTTCGATCCGCTGGTCTGGGAGCGCAGCCGCACCGAGCGGCTGTTCGGCTTCCGCTACCGGATCGAGATCTACGTGCCCGCCGACAAGCGGACGCACGGCTATTTCGTGCTGCCCTTCCTGATGGACGAGGCGCTGACTGCCCGGGTCGACCTCAAGGCCGATCGCCAGAACGGCCGGCTGCTCGCGCACCGGATCACGCTCGAGCCGGGCGCGCCGGGCGACACCGAGGCGCGGCTGGCAGTGGAGCTTGCGCGGATGGCCGACTGGCTCGGCCTGGCCGAGGTGCGCATCGGCGAGACAGTGAGGAGCGAATGA
- the guaA gene encoding glutamine-hydrolyzing GMP synthase, whose amino-acid sequence MDQHADSILIVDFGSQVTQLIARRVREAGVYSEIAPYTTAGEAFARMKPKGIILSGSPASVLEEGSPRVPQEIFDSGLPVLGICYGQQVMMQQLGGTVQLGDSGEFGRAFIEIDDGCVLFDGMWHEGENHQVWMSHGDKVTNLAPGFRPVAHSAGAPFAVIADDDRRYYAMQFHPEVVHTPDGARLLANFVRHVCGLTGDWTMAEFRATKIAEIRAQVGTGKVICGLSGGVDSAVAAVLIHEAIGDQLTCVFVDHGLMRSGEAEQVVSLFRNSYNIPLVHVDAETLFLSGLAGVTDPEAKRKFIGKTFIDVFEGEAKKIGGADFLAQGTLYPDVIESVSFTGGPSVTIKSHHNVGGLPERMNMQLVEPLRELFKDEVRALGRELGLPQAFVGRHPFPGPGLAIRIPGEVTKERCDILRKADAIYLEEIRNAGLYDTIWQAFAVLTPVRSVGVMGDGRTYDSVLALRAVTSIDGMTAEAFEFPGGFLPRVATRIVNEVRGVNRVTYDYTSKPPGTIEWE is encoded by the coding sequence ATGGACCAGCATGCAGATTCCATCCTCATCGTCGATTTCGGAAGCCAGGTAACCCAGCTGATTGCGCGCCGCGTGCGCGAGGCGGGTGTCTATAGCGAGATCGCCCCCTACACCACCGCCGGCGAGGCGTTCGCGCGGATGAAGCCCAAGGGCATCATCCTCTCGGGCTCGCCCGCATCGGTGCTCGAAGAAGGCAGCCCGCGCGTGCCGCAGGAGATCTTCGACTCCGGCCTGCCGGTGCTCGGCATCTGCTACGGCCAGCAGGTGATGATGCAGCAGCTCGGCGGCACGGTGCAGCTCGGCGACAGCGGCGAGTTCGGCCGCGCCTTCATCGAGATCGACGATGGCTGCGTGCTGTTCGACGGCATGTGGCACGAGGGCGAGAACCACCAGGTGTGGATGAGCCATGGCGACAAGGTGACCAACCTCGCCCCCGGCTTCCGGCCGGTGGCGCACAGCGCCGGCGCGCCTTTCGCGGTGATCGCCGACGACGACCGCCGCTATTATGCGATGCAGTTCCACCCCGAGGTAGTCCACACGCCCGACGGCGCCAGGCTGCTCGCCAATTTCGTCCGCCACGTCTGCGGCCTCACCGGCGACTGGACGATGGCCGAGTTCCGCGCGACCAAGATCGCCGAGATTCGCGCCCAGGTCGGCACCGGCAAGGTGATCTGCGGCCTGTCGGGCGGCGTCGACAGCGCGGTGGCGGCGGTGCTGATCCACGAAGCGATCGGCGACCAGCTCACCTGCGTGTTCGTCGATCACGGCCTGATGCGCTCGGGCGAGGCCGAGCAGGTCGTCTCACTCTTCCGCAACAGCTACAACATCCCGCTCGTCCATGTGGACGCCGAGACGCTGTTCCTCAGCGGCCTCGCCGGGGTCACCGATCCCGAGGCGAAGCGCAAGTTCATCGGCAAGACCTTCATCGACGTGTTCGAGGGCGAGGCGAAGAAGATCGGCGGCGCCGATTTCCTGGCGCAGGGCACGCTCTATCCCGACGTGATCGAGAGCGTCAGCTTCACCGGCGGGCCTTCGGTGACGATCAAGAGCCACCACAATGTCGGCGGCCTGCCCGAGCGGATGAACATGCAGCTCGTCGAACCCCTTCGGGAGCTCTTTAAGGACGAGGTTCGCGCGCTCGGCCGCGAGCTGGGGCTGCCCCAGGCGTTCGTCGGCCGGCATCCCTTCCCGGGGCCGGGCTTGGCGATCCGCATCCCGGGCGAAGTCACCAAGGAGCGTTGCGACATCCTGCGCAAGGCCGACGCGATCTACCTCGAGGAGATCCGCAACGCCGGGCTGTACGACACGATCTGGCAGGCCTTTGCGGTGCTGACCCCGGTGCGCTCGGTCGGCGTGATGGGCGATGGCCGCACCTATGATTCGGTGCTGGCGCTGCGTGCGGTCACCTCGATCGACGGCATGACCGCCGAGGCGTTCGAGTTCCCCGGCGGCTTCCTGCCGCGGGTGGCGACGCGCATCGTCAACGAAGTGCGCGGCGTGAACCGGGTGACCTATGATTACACCTCGAAGCCGCCCGGCACGATTGAATGGGAATGA
- a CDS encoding DNA-3-methyladenine glycosylase I translates to MTDDLQRCAWAVSDPLNRSYHDTEWGVPVRDSRELWETLMLEGFQAGLAWIVILRKREAFREAFAGFDPVKVAAFGPEDVERLMANPGIVRARAKIEATIRGAQIWCEMRERGEDFADFCWAFVEGKPIQSPGHGFVATTPLSEAISKELKRRGFKFVGPTIVYAWMQAVGLVNDHQTGCFRREPVAALA, encoded by the coding sequence ATGACCGACGACCTGCAACGCTGCGCCTGGGCGGTGAGCGATCCGCTCAACCGCTCCTATCACGATACCGAATGGGGCGTGCCCGTGCGGGATAGCCGGGAACTCTGGGAAACGCTGATGCTCGAGGGCTTCCAGGCCGGGCTCGCCTGGATCGTCATCCTGCGCAAGCGGGAGGCGTTCCGAGAAGCATTCGCCGGCTTCGATCCGGTCAAGGTCGCCGCGTTCGGGCCCGAGGATGTCGAGCGGCTGATGGCCAATCCCGGCATCGTCCGCGCCCGCGCCAAGATCGAGGCGACGATCCGTGGCGCGCAGATCTGGTGCGAGATGCGGGAGCGCGGCGAGGATTTCGCCGACTTCTGCTGGGCCTTTGTCGAGGGCAAGCCGATCCAGTCGCCCGGCCACGGCTTCGTCGCTACCACGCCGCTCTCCGAGGCGATCTCGAAGGAGCTGAAGCGCCGCGGCTTCAAGTTCGTCGGGCCGACCATCGTCTATGCGTGGATGCAGGCGGTCGGGCTGGTGAACGACCACCAGACGGGCTGCTTTCGCCGTGAACCGGTGGCGGCGCTCGCCTGA